A region from the Thermovirga sp. genome encodes:
- a CDS encoding SDR family NAD(P)-dependent oxidoreductase: MELDKGYYKGKTAVVTGAASGIGLALIEELLAYGAEKVVLADFNAVNLKKHTDRLSAE; this comes from the coding sequence GGAATTAGATAAAGGCTACTACAAAGGCAAGACCGCCGTCGTCACAGGGGCGGCGTCGGGCATAGGGCTGGCCCTCATTGAGGAGCTGCTGGCCTACGGGGCGGAGAAGGTCGTGCTCGCGGACTTTAACGCCGTGAACCTGAAAAAGCATACCGACCGTCTTTCGGCCGAAT